A single genomic interval of Aquipuribacter sp. SD81 harbors:
- a CDS encoding NADH-quinone oxidoreductase subunit J, which translates to MPEALHPLEVAAFWALAALAVAAGVVVFRWDSMARVTYALATSFVAVGLMLVVVDLHYVGVVVVLMMVMEMAVMAVFMIMFMGMNPALMPMDMTHRKRPAAVAAVATFVVLAGGALLVPWEQVAARGPGAGSARELGEAVMGDKMLVMMTVSPLLFATLVAAVVLASHRTRYDRLGDDLRRRPAADPQPGGVGR; encoded by the coding sequence TGCCCGAGGCCCTGCACCCGCTGGAGGTGGCCGCCTTCTGGGCGCTCGCCGCGCTCGCCGTCGCCGCGGGCGTCGTCGTCTTCCGCTGGGACTCCATGGCCCGCGTGACGTACGCGCTCGCGACGTCGTTCGTGGCGGTCGGGCTCATGCTCGTCGTCGTCGACCTGCACTACGTCGGCGTCGTCGTGGTCCTCATGATGGTGATGGAGATGGCCGTCATGGCCGTCTTCATGATCATGTTCATGGGCATGAACCCGGCCCTCATGCCGATGGACATGACGCACCGGAAGCGGCCCGCCGCCGTCGCCGCGGTCGCGACGTTCGTCGTCCTGGCCGGTGGCGCGCTCCTCGTGCCGTGGGAGCAGGTGGCCGCCCGCGGCCCCGGTGCGGGCAGCGCCCGGGAGCTCGGTGAGGCCGTCATGGGCGACAAGATGCTCGTGATGATGACGGTGAGCCCCCTGCTGTTCGCCACGCTCGTCGCCGCCGTCGTCCTCGCCTCGCACCGGACGCGCTACGACCGTCTCGGCGACGACCTGCGCCGCCGGCCCGCGGCGGACCCGCAGCCGGGTGGGGTGGGCCGGTGA
- a CDS encoding NADH-quinone oxidoreductase subunit NuoK: MSLEAVLVVAAALLSVGLYGALTQQVVVMVMMGLELMLNGVVLAAAAFWWFLAPDPSGQVLLLVVIAAMTVEMAMGFAVATALHRASGADMVDMATELSG, translated from the coding sequence GTGAGCCTCGAGGCCGTCCTCGTCGTCGCGGCTGCCCTCCTGAGCGTGGGGCTGTACGGTGCGCTCACCCAGCAGGTCGTCGTCATGGTGATGATGGGCCTGGAGCTCATGCTCAACGGGGTCGTCCTCGCCGCGGCGGCGTTCTGGTGGTTCCTCGCGCCCGACCCGTCGGGGCAGGTCCTGCTGCTCGTCGTCATCGCCGCGATGACGGTCGAGATGGCGATGGGCTTCGCCGTCGCGACCGCGCTGCACCGCGCCTCGGGCGCCGACATGGTCGACATGGCGACGGAGCTGTCGGGGTGA
- a CDS encoding proton-conducting transporter transmembrane domain-containing protein, with translation MSALGPALLWALVLAPAAVGGGLAVGGRRADRVAAPVSAGTALVVLGCACAVAVERPQVGAPFVVADLALAVDGLGALVVPAVALVTLLVVGWTVAGGRDEERVAAAPGRVHGFLLLFSAAVLLTATATTLPALLLGWEVMGAMSYALIGAPWREHEPVDAGLTAFLTTRAADLGLYAAVAAAVAGGAGLALADLPAAGGPWLHVAAAGVLVAALGKAAQLPFSFWLSRAMEGPSPVSALLHSAAMVAMGAYLLLRTADLLAVSGWAAPAAAWVGALTALVLGVVAVLQSDLKQALAASTASQLGFVVLAAGSVGAAGAGAVTGGAVHLVAHASTKAALFLAAGVWLQVLGTRALASLRGAARRTPAVGAAAVVAALALAGVAPLSLWATKDVVLAAAGEVSPWLEVVGLAAAVAAAAYAGRIAVTVLVREPSGAGERRGTGRVRVPAGQSVAVGVLAAGSVVLGVLAVTAVLEPLSRAVAGAAPPEPATVQLVLTAGLAVLVVAVLVPLVRRDAVPSPAWATSWLGLGDLAHRGVVRPVLALAQGCARVDDRVLDRGVTALALAVTGGAGRAARADDRVVDGAVEAAATGATGAAGWSSGVDLGVVDRAVERVGEDARRLGRAALRPQGGRVDSYYVQLVVALAVLLALSVLALVVV, from the coding sequence GTGAGCGCGCTCGGTCCCGCGCTGCTGTGGGCGCTCGTGCTCGCGCCCGCCGCGGTGGGCGGCGGACTCGCCGTCGGGGGTCGGCGGGCCGACCGGGTCGCTGCACCCGTCTCCGCCGGGACGGCGCTGGTCGTCCTCGGGTGCGCGTGCGCTGTCGCCGTCGAGCGGCCGCAGGTCGGCGCGCCGTTCGTCGTCGCCGACCTCGCCCTCGCCGTCGACGGCCTCGGCGCGCTCGTCGTGCCCGCCGTCGCGCTCGTCACGCTCCTCGTCGTCGGGTGGACCGTCGCCGGGGGCCGGGACGAGGAACGGGTCGCCGCCGCCCCCGGCCGCGTCCACGGGTTCCTGCTCCTCTTCTCCGCCGCCGTGCTCCTCACCGCGACCGCGACGACGCTGCCCGCGCTCCTGCTCGGCTGGGAGGTGATGGGCGCGATGTCGTACGCGCTCATCGGCGCCCCGTGGCGCGAGCACGAGCCCGTCGACGCGGGCCTCACCGCGTTCCTCACCACCCGGGCCGCCGACCTCGGGCTGTACGCCGCGGTCGCGGCCGCGGTCGCCGGTGGCGCGGGCCTCGCGCTCGCCGACCTGCCCGCGGCGGGCGGTCCGTGGCTGCACGTGGCCGCCGCGGGGGTCCTCGTCGCGGCGCTCGGCAAGGCCGCCCAGCTGCCGTTCTCGTTCTGGCTGTCGCGGGCCATGGAGGGCCCGAGCCCCGTCAGCGCGCTCCTGCACTCCGCCGCGATGGTCGCCATGGGGGCCTACCTGCTCCTGCGCACCGCCGACCTGCTCGCAGTGAGCGGCTGGGCGGCACCAGCGGCCGCGTGGGTGGGCGCGCTGACCGCGCTCGTCCTGGGTGTCGTCGCGGTGCTCCAGAGCGACCTCAAGCAGGCGCTCGCCGCCTCGACCGCCTCGCAGCTCGGGTTCGTCGTGCTCGCGGCGGGCTCGGTCGGCGCCGCGGGGGCGGGCGCCGTCACGGGCGGCGCCGTCCACCTCGTCGCGCACGCCTCGACAAAGGCCGCGCTGTTCCTCGCCGCGGGGGTGTGGCTGCAGGTCCTCGGCACCCGGGCGCTCGCGTCGCTCCGCGGTGCCGCACGGCGCACGCCCGCGGTCGGCGCGGCCGCGGTCGTCGCCGCGCTCGCGCTCGCGGGCGTCGCGCCGCTCAGCCTGTGGGCGACGAAGGACGTCGTCCTCGCGGCCGCGGGCGAGGTGTCGCCGTGGCTGGAGGTCGTCGGCCTCGCCGCGGCCGTCGCGGCCGCCGCCTACGCGGGACGCATCGCCGTCACGGTCCTCGTCCGCGAGCCGTCGGGGGCGGGGGAGCGGCGCGGCACCGGCCGGGTGCGCGTGCCGGCCGGCCAGTCGGTCGCCGTCGGCGTGCTCGCGGCCGGGTCCGTCGTGCTCGGGGTCCTGGCCGTTACCGCCGTCCTCGAGCCGCTGTCGCGGGCCGTCGCCGGGGCGGCGCCACCGGAGCCCGCGACCGTGCAGCTCGTGCTCACGGCCGGGCTCGCCGTCCTCGTCGTGGCGGTGCTCGTCCCCCTCGTGCGCCGCGACGCGGTGCCCTCGCCCGCGTGGGCCACGTCGTGGCTCGGGCTCGGCGACCTCGCGCACCGCGGTGTGGTCCGGCCCGTGCTCGCCCTGGCCCAGGGGTGCGCCCGGGTCGACGACCGTGTCCTCGACCGGGGCGTCACCGCCCTCGCGCTCGCGGTGACCGGCGGGGCCGGCCGGGCCGCCCGCGCCGACGACCGCGTCGTCGACGGTGCCGTGGAGGCGGCGGCGACCGGTGCCACCGGTGCCGCGGGCTGGTCGTCCGGCGTCGACCTCGGGGTCGTCGACCGGGCGGTCGAGCGTGTCGGTGAGGACGCCCGGCGGCTCGGCCGGGCGGCGCTGCGGCCGCAGGGCGGACGGGTCGACTCCTACTACGTCCAGCTCGTCGTCGCGCTCGCCGTCCTCCTCGCCCTGTCCGTCCTCGCCCTGGTGGTGGTGTGA
- a CDS encoding complex I subunit 4 family protein, with the protein MLSLVVFLPVLAGAVLALARGLPDRAARWAWVAVSAVETLLVLGLWVAYDDPGRGALAFEEQVRWIPSLGSSYHVGLDGLSLPLVLLTCVVFLACAVHALAEQQRPRAQAALFLFLQTTCLGVFAAADLLVFFVFFDLSIVGMYFVVAGWGHHDAARSALKFFLYTFLGSLALLLGFIGLHLGSGGDGRARTFDMLALAADPPFTDRPVAGVLVAVAVLVGLAVKVPTVPFHTWLPPAHTDAPAVGSAVLAGVLLKLGTYGLVRISLPMLPQAWQAIAWVVVVVGVVSVLWGALVALAQTDVKRMVAYTSVNHMGYVVLGLGVAGVAVGDAGLREARELAVAGAVTQMVSHGLVTAALFLLLDLLWQRREEYSLDAWGGLVRVAPVFSGLLAVGAFASLGLPGLSGFVAELQVFAGSIPLAPVTAVALLGILLTAALYLRALQRLVVGPVRGRSSGMVDLDRHAAVAVAGLLALSLLVGLLPWVLLDVVAPAASDVVTALTAG; encoded by the coding sequence GTGCTGAGCCTCGTCGTGTTCCTGCCGGTCCTCGCCGGTGCCGTCCTCGCGCTCGCGCGGGGCCTGCCCGACCGGGCCGCGCGCTGGGCCTGGGTCGCGGTGAGCGCCGTCGAGACCCTCCTCGTCCTCGGGCTGTGGGTCGCCTACGACGACCCGGGCCGCGGCGCGCTGGCGTTCGAGGAGCAGGTCCGGTGGATCCCGTCGCTCGGCAGCAGCTACCACGTGGGCCTGGACGGGCTGAGCCTCCCGCTCGTGCTGCTCACGTGCGTGGTGTTCCTCGCGTGCGCCGTCCACGCCCTCGCCGAGCAGCAGCGCCCGCGAGCGCAGGCGGCGCTCTTCCTGTTCCTTCAGACCACGTGCCTCGGCGTCTTCGCCGCGGCCGACCTCCTCGTCTTCTTCGTGTTCTTCGACCTGTCGATCGTCGGGATGTACTTCGTCGTCGCCGGCTGGGGCCACCACGACGCCGCCCGGTCGGCGCTGAAGTTCTTCCTCTACACCTTCCTCGGCAGCCTCGCGCTGCTGCTCGGCTTCATCGGCCTGCACCTCGGCTCCGGCGGCGACGGGCGGGCGCGGACCTTCGACATGCTGGCCCTGGCGGCCGACCCGCCGTTCACCGACCGGCCCGTCGCGGGCGTCCTCGTCGCGGTCGCCGTCCTCGTCGGGCTCGCCGTCAAGGTGCCGACGGTCCCGTTCCACACCTGGCTGCCGCCCGCGCACACCGACGCCCCGGCCGTCGGCTCCGCCGTGCTCGCGGGGGTCCTGCTCAAGCTCGGCACGTACGGCCTCGTCCGCATCAGCCTGCCGATGCTGCCGCAGGCGTGGCAGGCGATCGCGTGGGTGGTCGTCGTGGTCGGTGTCGTGTCGGTGCTGTGGGGTGCGCTCGTCGCTCTCGCCCAGACCGACGTCAAGCGGATGGTCGCGTACACGTCGGTCAACCACATGGGCTACGTCGTGCTCGGCCTGGGCGTGGCCGGCGTGGCGGTCGGCGACGCTGGGCTGCGGGAGGCGCGGGAGCTCGCGGTCGCCGGCGCCGTCACACAGATGGTGAGCCACGGCCTCGTCACCGCGGCGCTGTTCCTCCTGCTCGACCTGCTGTGGCAGCGGCGCGAGGAGTACTCCCTCGACGCGTGGGGCGGCCTGGTCCGCGTCGCGCCCGTCTTCTCGGGGCTGCTCGCGGTCGGCGCGTTCGCCTCGCTCGGGCTGCCGGGTCTCAGCGGGTTCGTCGCCGAGCTGCAGGTGTTCGCGGGCAGCATCCCGCTCGCCCCCGTCACCGCGGTCGCCCTCCTCGGCATCCTCCTCACCGCGGCGCTGTACCTGCGCGCGCTGCAGCGCCTCGTCGTGGGTCCGGTCCGGGGCCGCTCGAGCGGCATGGTCGACCTCGACCGGCACGCGGCCGTCGCCGTCGCGGGGCTGCTCGCGCTGTCGCTGCTCGTGGGGCTGCTGCCGTGGGTGCTGCTCGACGTCGTCGCGCCCGCGGCCTCGGACGTCGTCACGGCGCTCACGGCCGGCTGA